AATCAAAAACACAATCGTGTCCCTACTCCGAATCCGACGGTTGTGACGAGTCATTTGCGATCCCGAACGGTTGCACGCAATGTCCCAGCTGCAAGAAGCCGATCTTTTCGACGGACGCGCTCCGCATCCACGAACGTTTCCGTGACGTGGGCACAAACGGCGAAGCATTCGGCCTCGTGATGCAGGTGTGGGAGCGAGTCTTGCTGATCCACATACTTCGTTGTTTTGAGCAGCAGGGGATTCTGGATCATGTTGGACGGCTGGCGTTCTTTCTGGATGGTCCTCTCGCACAGTTCGGTCCGCCTGCGTGGCTCAGCGCTGCAATCAGCTCAGAGTTGAAGAGGCTGAATAAGATTGTCCATGACAAAACGGGAAGTGATCTCTTGATCTTGGGCATCGAGAAAACCGGCAATTTCGTAACACATTTCGACGAGATCGATCAAACGGAGAATCCGGGTGAAGCTCGCTTTCCAAATCGATCCTATCTCTTGCTGACCGACAGCTACATCAAAGAACGAATCGCTTACTCTGAGAGCGACAAACGATACGGAGAAGATACGTACTTTGGACGGAAGTTCTTTTACAAATCTCAAAGCGGTGCGCGGATTGTCGCAAGCATGCCGTTCCTGAATGATGATCAAGACACATTGGACTCTGACGACATCGGCTTGTATCCGCAGTTCCCGACGATTTGCGCACTCTTGGATAAGTTGGTCTCCTCGCGCTACGAGAACGCGGTTTCACCATTGATCGCAGCGCACTCCCATGCCGCGATTCCTCTACACCTTGGCGCCAAGGTTCTAAAGCGTCTTGCGCAAGCGCTGATGGGAGATCGGTGATGGAAGAGGTCTCTCGATTTAGTACGGCTGAAGGACGATGGTCGGGTGTTGGCCCGTACTATGCGATGTTCCCAACAACCTTCGCGGAACAAGTCGTGTTGAACCATACAGACGAAGGAGATGTCATCCTCGATCCTTTTGCTGGACGGGGAACTGGTCTCTACAGCGCGGCAATTAACAACCGCCACGGCGTAGGAATCGAAATCAACCCCGTTGGGTGGGTCTACACGCGTGCAAAACTTCGTCCGGCACAAAAGAAGGACGTGCTCACAAGGCTCGAAGAAATAGGCACGAACGCACATTACTACCGTCGTGCCGCAAAGAAGTTGCCGACCTTCTTTAAGCGGTGTTACACGCTTGAAGTGCGTGCCTTTCTTCTCACCGCACGCGCAT
The sequence above is a segment of the Rubinisphaera margarita genome. Coding sequences within it:
- a CDS encoding DNA double-strand break repair nuclease NurA, producing the protein MPYEGEFAGYRSIRRIADTERVQKLLNRSKVANAQQKQSVLEAEPAPDAVTDLPAFVLAIDGSYQEVDVKTGYPGAKVGYVTVASVLLDLAGVSELDEARPVDPKEFRKTEQASTIDSALPGSNVITINQSGAQESFRQELYEVFHDVILDDDQRIRLLSTFEALLAYKPKSKTQSCPYSESDGCDESFAIPNGCTQCPSCKKPIFSTDALRIHERFRDVGTNGEAFGLVMQVWERVLLIHILRCFEQQGILDHVGRLAFFLDGPLAQFGPPAWLSAAISSELKRLNKIVHDKTGSDLLILGIEKTGNFVTHFDEIDQTENPGEARFPNRSYLLLTDSYIKERIAYSESDKRYGEDTYFGRKFFYKSQSGARIVASMPFLNDDQDTLDSDDIGLYPQFPTICALLDKLVSSRYENAVSPLIAAHSHAAIPLHLGAKVLKRLAQALMGDR